tccattgtttatttttgtgtgatCGTGAGTTCTATTCTGTCATACTGTACGTGTTGGTATAAGGATTATCACTTACAAATGAGATACCTTCTAATTACAAACGCAGATAAATGGCTATAATCTGTTTCACAAAAACAGATCTGTAATACCTTGTGAATACTTGTCAGGAAAAGTAATGAAAGTAGAACGATTGTCTGATTCGCAAAAGTAAATCTCTGCGAACTTGTTTTAAAACGGAATTCGGAAAATTAAGTAGCCGcgaataaaagttggtttacagtatataaaatgATCCTCGGCTTTACAAGATATTATAATGTTGCAGTCAGTCAACTCCCCatgcaaataaaaattatttgtttgttcaaCATTGTACTGTACTCAGACATTTTGTAATTTCAGAGAGAGAATGAAAAAACTACGAGGTGCCAAATCTGCCAAAGGAAGTCGCGATTGGATCTTAGAAAAAAAAGAACGTCGTCGAAGACAGGGCAGGTAAGTCATGGCAATACTACAGCATCATCAATATCCGATCAGTGTCAACTTCTATCTGTCTCcataaaaactaaaatatcaTCATACTttttacttacataatatattcaATTGACAGGAGGTATCCTGATAAGACAAGGGCTGACTTTGACAGATCATTATTGTACCTGCTATTATGGggtacatataattatatcttaatttattaatacaaGGAGATACACCaagaatatactgcagcctcctaaaacatacTGACATCCACACATTgcaacacattacacacattGTAGACCATCCTTAAACGGccgctgttaataggacgttgatctAAAGAATGAAATATcagtgattttatttcaagatcagcttgtttttgtttgtatcTTACAGGGAAGTACGGCCCGACACAAAGTACACCGCGAGGAAGAGGAAAGTCAAGTTTTAGGATTATTGAactctttgtgtatatagtatgcatgttttattgttattaaactataatatgtttaattgatttgttttcatttattaacATGAAATTCATTTGGCTAAATCTGGATATATATgacataatacatgtagttgtaagAAGGTGATTCAGTTTTTGACTCGCCTGCCGAAAAGTTAGATTATGCTGTGGCACATGTCATCGTCCAGCCCACAGTTCAGCGTCAACTTTTtcctttaaacaatttcttctccAAAATGCCTGATATGTGGCCTATGGCATTCTAGGACatagagctaccaagtttgttgaaatgaattaCTTCAACCTATTTAAAGTAACAGGAGTCAAATGTcctaaaaaaaattaaattacttCTTTTCGATTCCTTGTAACAAAGAGGTCTTGAAACATGATATTGGGTCTTCTAGCTGGGATGAAACGTTACaaggtttgttcaaatgaatgagattgaccttcattcaatatCATAGGTCATATAGGTTAAAATGGTTAAATGACCTCTTGTCAATAATGACGGGGCTTCTTGTCATTAActaaggcctagagacctgatgcTGGATCTGTAATAAGTCGCAATGAGTAGAACTTAAGTTTATTGAAATTTACCTGGGTCATACAAAGAAAATCTTACTAATTCTCTTATGTCTTCGAGACCAATGGACCCTtgtttatattagatatattttCTCAAAAACCTTTTACCATTTACTGCAGTGATGAAATGACACCACATCAACATGCCAATTCTATTTTGTTGATTCTGGGATAAAATCTGTATGctattgaaatatttactgCAGGGCactaaagtaaataaataatttctgtcaatgtttagaTGTCCTGCCCCATTTCTTCTTTTACATTGTACACTGTACAGTGTTTATCATTATAGAGAAATAATACGGGTTGCACTTATAAACCAAACCTGAAGATCTATAACGGGAACACTGCCATTATGAAAACGTAAGAATAATGAGTTAATGTGCAATTAACAGGCAagtaaattgtatatgtatttaattcaTAATCTCCAAACACCACAGTTTCCTATGATACAGGGGATTTTTCTTTTAACATGCAGTGTCTCAAACtgagagtaaaaaataaaaatgtttataataaatattcatttatttgacACAAGTTACAAAACTTTCAccttttaaatgattttagtgAATTTACAATTCAAAATTACTCCATGAACAAAACAATTGCATATGGGGTTTTTTCATAACACTGTTGTAGTTTCTGAAGAATTTGGCTTCTCTTTATTGATCTGAGAAACAAACACATAGATATGACTCGAGTCTTCTTTCCTAGTTCTCTCTGGGTGGGTTTTCTTTTTTGCTACACAAAGTGACTAACAGCAACAGTGAAGTCATCATGACCTTGCTAGATTTGTAGTTTGTCAGAGTTGAGGCCAAGGGGAGCCCAAtcagaagttgatgttcaataATACAGCTCAGCTCATACATTCAACATTTAAAAGTCATCATCATCGTCTGGCAAGGTAACATTCTGGGCCTGAAAGAAATAAAATGCCTTTTACACAAAGTAACTTGTTATATCTATGTATTACTAACCAAAACCAATATTTCCTTTCTAATGAAATCATCATAGTCTCTTCACTTTAAATTGGACATGTAACTCGATATTAccaatgttattttaatttcatttaaattacaaCCGATTTAGGTTTTGTCAAAAAGTCAAGAAGAGGAAACTTTAAACTGATCTTGAATGCAAGAAGTATATCTATACAAACCTCTGCCATCTCCTTCTCGAGTTGAGCAAGcttttctttatcaattgtgaTGACTGGGGGTAACAAACCAACACATTCCATCGCGAACTGGAGCTGGGGATCACCAACAAGTTGTCGTGCCAACCACAGGAATGGTTTCTCAAAGTTGTAGTTACTCTTAGCACTCATGTCGTAGTACTGCAATAGAAACAGAACATTGatcaaaaaagaaaagaaaaataaataacaagaaTAGCTTATTAAAGTTTGAATTGACAAATATATGAACATTTCTCCTTGTGAATTAGAAGCGAAGAGGATATCACTAAAGTAAGCCACTATAGTATACAATACCTGACTATCCAATACACTATCATTACTGACCTGTAAGTTATGTTTTCTGTGGAACTTGATGAGCTTTGCTGGAACTTTACGATCCTTGACGTCGACTTTGTTACCACAAAGAACCATAGGGATGTTTTCACACACGCGGGACAGGTCTCTGTACCAGTCAGGGACGTTTCTGTAAGTGATGCGAGATGTCACATCGAACATGATGATGGCACACtgacctacagggtaaagaataatgcaaaaaatgttaaatttaaattaagaCAGCTTTAGTTATGATTGTGATTAAGTAAATGTGTTACCTTCGGATTTGTTTAGTGTAGCTGATGGCTAGCTCAGTGCACAAGCTTAATATATAACAGAAAGTTCCACCAGACATGATGAGGTTTTGAGagttacagtcaaacctgtctataaagaccaccaaaggaACCAAACAAAAATGGCCTGAAGGATGTGCTCTCAGGCAtggggtaattaaaaatgtaaggGTAATCAATTGTAATGCATTAcaatgtttcaagtaattgaatgtaatgtgtaattgaagcaaatttcaattacatgtagtggtactttaattaattacataaaaaatgCATGTCATGctcaattatttttcaattacatttcaattagaTGTGATGTTTTTTCAAGGACATGAATATAGATGGATTTAtcacatttttcatatttctattcTAACTAAagtttttgtctttttattttaactttaatatCCTTAAGATTAATTACTATGCACATTTACCAAATAGTTTGATAACAGTTCTTTCTTTAGCATTCTTGATCAATAGTGAGAACAATGGCTTTCCCACCTATGCCCTTATTGTATTATATTAGGTACAAAAGAAAGTTTGATTTAAAGAACAGAGGGTCTAGACCAGCTACCTGGCAATTATAGATAATCATACCTTGGGGGCAATCAACATAAGTGAGAACAATTGATCGTTACCTTCACTACTTCTGAGCAGGTAGCTTATAGCTATGTATAATGTTAGAATCGCACCTACTGTGAAATTCAAAGTGACACTAGGTATATGGCTTAATAAAAGATTTAGTTTCCAGCACAAATTAGTAAaagaatatacatttatatatatagacaaaaatatGGTGTAAAATGCATTACAATGACTTTAACACATCTATAGATTTTAAAAGGTGGCAAAGTCATATATATCATGTAAACACAATTATTAactaatatttttaatttctgtgACTTCTACCAATGTAGACTGTCTTAGTATCAGTACTATGTAATATTTTGGTCACACCAATTTTGAAAGTCTGGAAATTATCAATGTAACCTAAAAAATTTAATGTACTTTAACATGATTGTATTGACCGATGAaatgtgaaatataaataaatacgaATACGACTGTTCTTTTAAATCTaatatttggatatttaaaGTACTTTATTATTGAATGCATATCTTAAATTAGTAGACAAATGGACATGgatatgtattgtataaagatagttgttttttaataatataGTGCCCAGTCCGTGGAATAcaagtttttttcttttattagaAACTGAAagtaatgtgtaatttaattaattacattggtaaagtaatggtaatttaatttattatacattgtattgcaaaatacatgtaatggtaatgcattttaaaatataatgtgtaatttaattatttacattgcTATGTAATTGAACCCATCCCTGGTGCTCTGGTATTAAGGTTTTGGTGGTGTTGATGTCTCGTTTTAGCATTAATCAAAGATgctttttaaatgtttatacaCAAGATacattgtgttgaaattgaccatttgggacTCTGAAAAGGTGACCATATATGGTCTTTATACATCGGTGGTTGCTTAGGGAGGTATGACTGTAAGATTACAAGATCAGACAGATTTTTCTGAATATAACTTTCCATAACTTGCATGCACCTATGACCTTTCACCTACTGTAATCACGAAATTTACATGTGCACACATTATGTAACAATATAGGAGAATAACTGGAAATAGCTCATAAATACCATAGTCATTTAGCATACATACTGTCTACCGatgaatgtcatatatatttaccttgtatgtAATACCCATCTCTCAGACGGCCGTGAATTTCCTGTCCAGCAGTATCCCAAACATTAAACTGAATGGTACCGCGGGTGGTGTAAAACTTCATAGGGTGTACCTCAGCACCAATTGTAGCtgcaacaaaatatttcatttatattacaaGAAGAGTACCCAGAGATTCACTGAATTACAAAACAGTATTATCGCCTTTTGGTATGAAACTacaggattatctccccttggtaTTAATCTACTATCTTCAATCTTTCAAGAGTAACTCGTTAGGTATGGAACTACAAGTTTGGTCCCCATTTGTATGAAACTAAAAGGTATTAATTGATTAAACATATATactcctattaacagtcagagaCATTTAAGGATGAAATCccttgtatgtagtgtgtgaAATGCATGCatgttttggagactgcagtatgtacATGCTGTGACCCTTTGAAGAAActcttgtccattttatagtgctatcatACTGAAGCATACCACCAGAGATA
The Argopecten irradians isolate NY chromosome 9, Ai_NY, whole genome shotgun sequence DNA segment above includes these coding regions:
- the LOC138330967 gene encoding GTP-binding nuclear protein Ran-like, which codes for METSMIPTFKLIVVGDGGVGKTTFVKRHLTGEFEKKYIATIGAEVHPMKFYTTRGTIQFNVWDTAGQEIHGRLRDGYYIQGQCAIIMFDVTSRITYRNVPDWYRDLSRVCENIPMVLCGNKVDVKDRKVPAKLIKFHRKHNLQYYDMSAKSNYNFEKPFLWLARQLVGDPQLQFAMECVGLLPPVITIDKEKLAQLEKEMAEAQNVTLPDDDDDF